A stretch of Paludisphaera borealis DNA encodes these proteins:
- a CDS encoding DUF1559 domain-containing protein gives MNRVSRSNRGFTLIELLVVIAIIAVLIALLLPAVQSAREAARRAQCVNNLKQLGLATHNYHSTNNVVPASNQFLGPTKDLGWGWNATWAVMLLPNMEQAPMYNAYNFSVGAADSSELLNSTVTRSQVAFMLCPSESQKARPGGNWAPTNYVGNHGGPGVDRMWSGMIVENFTKGPAGSSVYPPGTAWWGADGNLGFFGFESVTDGTSNTALFSEKVLGTPQGNPPVTAGAGANARRGIFDITTMSTAYNSQNQALAVQSMQACNSIPATTASRAESWVSGFSWAIGYQWHWMNNCYNHGNMPNKNICINTSTDVGGNVYGGTSGMAPPSSFHPGGVNICFTDGSVKFIKDSVSPQSWYAIGTRNGGEVVSSDSY, from the coding sequence ATGAATCGTGTTTCTCGTTCCAATCGAGGGTTCACCCTCATTGAACTGTTGGTGGTCATCGCCATCATCGCGGTTTTGATTGCTCTTTTGCTGCCGGCCGTTCAGTCGGCGCGGGAAGCGGCTCGCCGGGCTCAGTGCGTCAACAACTTGAAGCAACTGGGGCTCGCCACGCACAACTACCATTCCACGAACAACGTGGTGCCGGCTTCGAATCAGTTCCTGGGCCCCACGAAGGACCTGGGCTGGGGTTGGAACGCCACCTGGGCCGTGATGCTCCTGCCCAACATGGAGCAGGCGCCGATGTACAACGCCTATAACTTCTCTGTCGGTGCCGCGGATTCGAGCGAGCTGCTCAACTCGACCGTGACGCGCAGCCAGGTCGCCTTCATGCTCTGCCCGTCGGAGAGCCAGAAGGCGCGTCCGGGCGGGAACTGGGCGCCGACGAACTACGTGGGCAACCACGGCGGCCCGGGCGTCGACCGAATGTGGTCGGGCATGATCGTCGAGAATTTCACCAAGGGCCCGGCGGGCAGCTCCGTCTATCCGCCGGGGACGGCCTGGTGGGGGGCCGACGGCAACCTCGGGTTCTTCGGGTTCGAGAGCGTGACCGACGGCACCTCGAACACTGCCCTGTTCAGCGAGAAAGTGCTGGGCACGCCCCAGGGGAATCCTCCGGTGACCGCCGGAGCGGGAGCGAATGCGCGGCGCGGGATCTTCGACATCACGACGATGTCCACCGCCTACAACTCGCAGAACCAGGCGCTCGCCGTTCAGTCGATGCAGGCGTGCAATTCGATCCCGGCCACGACGGCGTCGCGGGCGGAGAGCTGGGTCTCCGGCTTCTCTTGGGCGATCGGCTATCAGTGGCACTGGATGAACAACTGCTACAACCATGGCAATATGCCGAACAAGAACATCTGCATCAACACGTCCACGGACGTGGGCGGGAACGTGTACGGCGGCACCAGCGGCATGGCCCCGCCCTCGAGCTTCCACCCCGGCGGTGTGAACATTTGCTTCACTGATGGCTCGGTCAAGTTCATCAAGGACTCGGTCTCGCCGCAATCGTGGTACGCGATCGGCACGCGAAACGGTGGGGAGGTCGTCAGCTCGGATTCGTATTGA
- a CDS encoding FG-GAP-like repeat-containing protein yields the protein MRAKRSRFRVGVILFAAATFAVVAGLCGRAYQLQTWRSELAQARKAVADGRLGAAREQLTRLAERWTNDGEVPFLLGECELARGRREEALAALAQIPSASPYFPRAADLRATHLLNSGRYAQAEEVLTQALAVAPEAERYPLERTMTRLYRFEGRFDEVRELLRASWGRGPEPAAVLKELWLLDYSSMPIEAWRAALGKAEADDDRVWLGQARHAILTGRFADARALLDRCLKRRPDDLPVWRARLDLALADDDLDGFREASARLAADRWSDADIHGLRAWIARRRRDPQAERLALQALLKDRPADAPALERLAALALESNAAPEAEDLHRLKARTDVAKDRFRKLILDDGLLFERAGELAELSRTLDRDFDARAWSLLAEARAVASTTAPVSFAASASPTDSIVRQARALSASTGSASSGGDTLAQRLDDVLRGSAANDSESIASKPSGGRGPVPMFVDDAERAGLRFVFDNGQTPEHLLPETMSGGVGLIDYDGDGWLDAYCVQGGSIREAPRSPADMLDRLFRNQGDGTFKDVSDETGVAALVGSKGYGLGVTVGDYDGDGRPDLFLSRLARYVLLRNKGDGGFEDVTDAAGLAGRRDNPTSAAFADLDNDGDLDLFVCHYMLWDPADPRTCKNEKGEFFYCDPSKVEPAPNRVFRNDGGRYTDVSTAAGFTDAGGRSLGVVAADVDDDGKLDLFVSNDGTANYLYMNQGDFRFEESALVSGVAGNAGGGYQAGMGVACGDLDGDGRPELMVTNFYGEGTTLYRNMGGGLFSDASSSSGLGVASRYLLGFGMAMLDVANRGRLDVMVVNGHVNDNRPFYLYAMPARLYENRSTGGPKLVDVSEQAGEPWAALRVGRGLAAGDLDNDGRVDALILSQNEPLAYFHNTTADPGRFVVVQLEGTRSNREGVGARVTIEAGGRRQTSQRMGGGSYQSACDPRLHFGLGAADRVTSIEVRWPTGKTDRWTDLAADSAYLLKEESAVAMPLKGWIEKPAKP from the coding sequence ATGCGCGCGAAGCGATCGCGATTTCGGGTTGGGGTGATCCTGTTCGCAGCGGCGACTTTCGCGGTCGTCGCCGGGCTCTGCGGCCGGGCCTACCAGCTTCAAACGTGGCGGAGCGAGCTGGCTCAGGCGCGGAAGGCCGTCGCCGACGGCCGCCTGGGCGCCGCGCGCGAGCAGCTCACGAGGCTGGCGGAACGCTGGACGAATGACGGCGAGGTTCCGTTTCTGCTGGGCGAATGCGAGCTGGCGCGGGGCCGGCGCGAGGAGGCGCTGGCGGCCTTGGCGCAAATCCCCTCCGCCAGCCCTTACTTCCCGCGCGCGGCCGATCTGCGGGCGACGCACCTGCTGAATTCGGGCCGCTACGCCCAGGCCGAGGAGGTGTTGACCCAGGCGCTGGCCGTCGCCCCGGAGGCCGAGCGTTACCCGCTCGAACGCACCATGACGCGGCTCTACCGGTTCGAGGGAAGGTTCGACGAGGTCCGCGAGCTGCTTCGAGCCTCGTGGGGCCGCGGCCCCGAGCCCGCCGCGGTACTCAAGGAACTCTGGCTGCTCGACTACTCGTCGATGCCGATCGAAGCCTGGCGAGCCGCGCTCGGCAAGGCCGAGGCCGACGACGACCGCGTCTGGCTCGGTCAGGCCCGTCACGCCATCCTCACCGGCCGGTTCGCCGACGCCCGCGCCCTGCTCGACCGCTGCCTGAAACGACGGCCCGACGACCTCCCCGTCTGGCGGGCTCGCCTCGATCTGGCTCTCGCGGACGACGATCTCGACGGCTTCCGCGAAGCATCGGCCCGCCTGGCGGCCGACCGCTGGAGCGACGCGGACATCCACGGTTTGCGGGCGTGGATCGCCCGCCGTCGCCGCGATCCCCAGGCCGAGCGGCTCGCGTTGCAGGCCCTCTTGAAGGATCGCCCGGCCGACGCCCCCGCGCTCGAACGCCTGGCGGCCCTCGCCCTCGAGAGCAACGCGGCCCCAGAGGCCGAAGACCTTCACCGCCTCAAGGCTCGGACCGACGTCGCCAAGGACCGCTTCCGCAAGCTGATCCTCGACGACGGCCTGCTGTTCGAAAGGGCCGGCGAACTGGCCGAGCTGTCGCGGACGCTCGACCGCGATTTCGACGCCCGCGCCTGGTCATTGCTCGCCGAGGCGCGGGCCGTAGCGTCGACGACGGCCCCCGTTTCATTCGCCGCGTCCGCATCGCCCACCGACTCGATCGTCAGGCAAGCTCGCGCGCTCAGCGCAAGCACCGGATCGGCTTCGAGCGGCGGCGACACGCTGGCCCAGCGCCTCGACGACGTGCTCCGAGGCTCGGCGGCAAACGACTCCGAATCGATCGCCTCGAAACCGTCCGGCGGGCGCGGGCCGGTGCCGATGTTCGTCGACGACGCCGAGCGCGCGGGTCTGCGGTTCGTCTTCGACAACGGCCAGACGCCCGAGCATCTGCTGCCCGAGACGATGTCGGGCGGCGTCGGCCTGATCGACTACGACGGCGACGGCTGGCTCGACGCCTACTGCGTTCAGGGGGGCTCGATCCGCGAAGCGCCCAGGTCGCCCGCCGACATGCTCGACCGCCTGTTCCGCAACCAGGGCGACGGCACCTTCAAGGACGTCAGCGACGAGACCGGCGTCGCCGCGCTCGTCGGCTCGAAGGGCTACGGACTCGGCGTGACGGTGGGCGACTACGACGGCGACGGCCGCCCCGACCTCTTCCTCAGCCGGCTCGCCCGTTACGTACTTTTACGCAACAAAGGCGACGGCGGCTTCGAGGACGTCACCGACGCGGCGGGCCTGGCGGGACGTCGCGACAACCCGACGTCGGCCGCGTTCGCCGACCTCGACAACGACGGCGACCTCGACCTCTTCGTCTGCCACTACATGCTCTGGGACCCCGCCGATCCCCGGACCTGCAAGAACGAGAAGGGCGAGTTCTTCTACTGCGATCCGAGCAAGGTCGAGCCCGCGCCCAACCGCGTCTTCCGCAACGACGGCGGCCGATACACCGACGTCTCGACCGCCGCCGGCTTCACCGACGCCGGAGGCCGCAGCCTCGGCGTCGTCGCGGCCGACGTCGACGACGACGGCAAGCTCGACCTGTTCGTCTCCAACGACGGCACGGCGAATTATCTCTACATGAATCAAGGCGACTTCCGCTTCGAAGAATCCGCGCTCGTGTCCGGCGTCGCGGGCAACGCCGGAGGCGGCTATCAAGCCGGCATGGGCGTGGCCTGCGGCGACCTCGACGGCGACGGCCGGCCCGAGCTGATGGTCACCAATTTCTACGGCGAAGGGACCACGCTCTACCGCAACATGGGAGGCGGCCTGTTCTCCGACGCCAGTTCAAGCTCCGGCCTGGGGGTCGCCTCGCGCTACTTGCTCGGGTTCGGGATGGCCATGCTCGACGTCGCCAATCGGGGACGCCTCGACGTGATGGTGGTCAACGGACACGTCAACGACAACCGACCCTTTTACCTCTACGCCATGCCCGCGCGACTTTACGAGAACCGATCGACCGGCGGCCCGAAGCTCGTCGACGTCTCCGAGCAAGCCGGAGAGCCCTGGGCCGCGCTGCGCGTCGGCCGCGGCCTGGCCGCCGGCGACCTCGACAACGACGGCCGCGTCGACGCCCTCATCCTGTCCCAGAACGAACCGCTTGCGTACTTTCACAACACGACGGCCGACCCCGGCCGGTTCGTCGTCGTGCAGCTCGAAGGAACGCGGTCGAACCGCGAAGGCGTCGGCGCCCGGGTCACGATCGAGGCCGGCGGCCGTCGCCAGACCTCGCAGCGGATGGGAGGCGGAAGCTACCAATCGGCCTGCGATCCGCGCCTCCACTTCGGCCTCGGCGCCGCCGACCGCGTTACATCCATCGAAGTCCGCTGGCCGACCGGAAAAACCGACCGCTGGACCGACCTCGCTGCGGATTCCGCCTACTTGCTCAAGGAAGAATCCGCCGTCGCAATGCCGCTCAAAGGTTGGATCGAGAAACCAGCAAAGCCTTGA